From a single Hypomesus transpacificus isolate Combined female chromosome 14, fHypTra1, whole genome shotgun sequence genomic region:
- the ano10b gene encoding anoctamin-10, giving the protein MTTPGDVDGDDGAGRKKVGAAVLDPGAWSKVSCPCCLSDKVEPLVLIQLREEVHPDTKRWFISRIEASKKDGGAQLLAHPGEDEDGEVIVLSAPRCCLLRATEELGLCKPYSDGEMTVFSYPDRHSFKNTDDMQAFLTLAERQYIIKYELDCLRARKDLNIPGLPDDRGQLRARQNICQKLQKAGVILDIVPIHHQQTLDQLGKSWYSGTQVWGQPLDAIQAYFGGSVGFYFSFLDFYTWALVPPALVGVALMLFLPGGGATDSAKSSQPAAPEEEEAGLAMSGYMVQAVFSMVWSTIFMELWKRRSSALSHCWGVLSLAERFAEPRPGFQGTLGVNPVTKRVEPLFPEWRRQMRVGLGSLPVVVLFLGLVLLGMAGFYQGETLAKQLHQDWGSLLSGALLYLPSMLHILYTNMLSTLYGRVALKLTEWENHREESSFQNHHTAKVLMFSFFNYFAVLFHIAFYKQDLPLLRKRLSSLLIVTQLVNQCTELVVPWLVDRFLRAPQRPQLEDDSEEDKIRAQRSLPPFPGLFSEYIELLVQFGYLSLFSCVYPLTPVLLLLNNVTEIRGDAYKICKLFRKPFCAPVASMGVWQTAFEILSFVSVMSNCWLLLLSPRIREFCLEGGISGRNIMLVAILVEHILILIKMVLAFMIPDEPDWIREKREQIEFRSLQALGQQKH; this is encoded by the exons ATGACAACGCCAGGGGACGTCGATGGAGATGACGGGGCAGGGAGGAAGAAGGTGGGAGCGGCAGTGTTGGACCCGGGGGCGTGGTCCAAGGTCAGCTGTCCCTGCTGCCTGTCGGACAAGGTTGAGCCTCTGGTTCTGATCCAACTGAGAGAGGAGGTCCATCCAGACACCAAGCGATGGTTCATCTCCCGGATAGAGGCCTCCAAGAAGGATGGAG GAGCTCAGCTGCTAGCCCACCCAGGGGAGGACGAGGACGGGGAGGTGATCGTGCTGTCAGCCCCTCGCTGCTGTCTCCTCAGGGCCACGGAGGAGCTGGGACTCTGTAAGCCCTACAGTGACGGGGAGATGACTGTCTTCTCCTACCCCGACAGACACAGCTTCAAAAACACTG ATGACATGCAGGCGTTCCTCACGCTGGCGGAGCGTCAGTACATCATCAAGTATGAGCTGGACTGTCTGAGGGCCCGGAAGGATCTGAACATCCCTGGGCTGCCTGACGACCGGGGACAGCTGAGGGCCCGCCAGAACATCT GTCAGAAGCTGCAGAAGGCAGGAGTGATCCTGGACATCGTGCCCATCCACCACCAGCAGACCCTAGACCAGCTGGGAAAAAGCTGGTACTCTGGTACACAAGTGTGGGGTCAGCCCCTAG ACGCCATCCAGGCGTATTTCGGCGGCAGCGTGGGTTTCTACTTCAGCTTCCTGGACTTCTACACCTGGGCTCTGGTTCCCCCCGCGCTCGTGGGCGTGGCCTTGATGCTGTTCCTTCCTGGGGGCGGGGCCACGGACTCGGCCAAGTCCTCTCAGCCGGCGgcgccggaggaggaggaggcggggctggCCATGAGTGGCTACATGGTGCAGGCCGTCTTCAGCATGGTGTGGTCCACCATCTTCATGGAGCTGTGGAAGAGACGGAGCTCCGCCCTCTCCCACTGCTGGGGCGTGCTGAGCCTGGCGGAGCGCTTCGCCGAGCCACGCCCCGGCTTCCAGGGAACCCTGGGGGTGAACCCGGTGACGAAGCGGGTGGAGCCCCTCTTTCCCGAGTGGCGCCGGCAGATGCGGGTGGGGCTGGGGTCCCTTCCCGTGGTGGTGCTGTTCCTGGGGCTGGTGCTGCTGGGCATGGCGGGGTTCTACCAGGGGGAGACGCTGGCGAAGCAGCTGCACCAGGACTGGGGGTCCCTgctgtctggagccctgctgtACCTGCCCTCCATGCTGCACATCCTCTACACCAACATGCTCAGCACGCTGTACGGCCGAGTGGCCCTCAAACTGACGGaatggg AGAACCACAGGGAGGAGTCATCCTTCCAGAATCACCACACCGCCAAAGTTCTGATG TTCAGTTTCTTTAACTACTTTGCCGTGCTGTTCCACATCGCTTTCTACAAACAGGACCTGCCACTGCTGCGCAAG AGGCTGTCCTCCCTGTTGATAGTGACCCAGCTGGTGAACCAGTGCACAGAGCTGGTGGTGCCCTGGCTGGTCGACCGTTTCCTCCGGGCCCCACAGCGCCCCCAACTGGAGGACGACTCGGAGGAGGACAAGATACGCGCCCAGAGAAGCCTGCCGCCCTTCCCC gGCCTGTTTTCAGAGTACATCGAGCTGCTGGTGCAGTTTGGGTATTTGAGTCTTTTCTCCTGCGTGTACCCGCTCACCCCCGTGCTCCTGCTCCTGAACAACGTGACGGAGATCCGGGGCGACGCCTACAAGATCTGCAAGCTTTTCCGGAAGCCTTTCTGTGCCCCCGTGGCCAGCATGGGGGTGTGGCAG acagcATTTGAGATCCTGAGCTTTGTATCCGTCATGTCTAACTGCTGGCTGCTACTGCTGTCTCCACGGATACGGGAGTTCTGCCTGGAGGGAGGGATCTCCGGCAGGAACATCATGCTGGTTGCCATCCTGGTCGAG CACATACTGATCCTGATCAAGATGGTTCTGGCCTTCATGATCCCAGATGAGCCCGACTGGatcagggagaagagggagcagATCGAGTTCCGCTCCCTGCAGGCTCTGGGACAGCAG AAACATTGA
- the fa2h gene encoding fatty acid 2-hydroxylase — MSTSASPRFFSESEVARHCSKDSCWVLLGTRVYDVTGFLRLHPGGEALILRRSGKDISGEIEGPPHRHSDNARRWMEQYYIGELDRDCLDESQTVRARRKAPDHTAQKEELSPLSKCSQVDLDTDLVDWRKPLAWQVGYLGEKYDTWVHQPVDRPIRLFGNEFLEASTKTSWYMVPIVWVPVILYLSWYCYTTLAQGATRLFMDTDHSILVHKYSFPFIFVAGMFMWSFIEYCIHRFVFHMRPPAHNYYLITIHFLLHGQHHKSPFDGSRLVFPPGLASVVIVSFYLLLRQALPEGLGVSLFVGGLCGYVVYDMIHYYLHYGSPHRGSYMYGLKAYHVKHHFEHQQAGFGITTTFWDHPFNTVIPEQTF; from the exons ATGTCCACATCGGCGTCCCCTCGGTTCTTCTCCGAGAGTGAGGTTGCCCGTCATTGCTCTAAAGACTCGTGCTGGGTGTTGCTGGGGACCAGGGTCTATGATGTGACGGGATTCCTTCGATTGCATCCGGGCGGAGAGGCTCTCATACTGCGCCGCTCAGGGAAGGACATCAGCGGGGAGATTGAGGGGCCGCCACACCGGCACTCCGACAACGCGCGTCGGTGGATGGAGCAGTACTACATCGGAGAACTGGACAGAGACTGCCTGGATGAATCACAG ACGGTGAGAGCGAGGAGAAAGGCCCCAGATCACACGGCCCAGAAGGAAGAACTGTCCCCTCTCAGCAAATGCAGCCAAGTGGACCTGGACACG gACCTGGTGGACTGGCGCAAGCCCCTGGCCTGGCAGGTGGGCTACCTGGGGGAAAAATATGACACCTGGGTCCACCAGCCTGTGGACCGGCCAATCAGACTCTTTGGGAACGAGTTCCTAGAGGCCAGCACCAAGACCTCCTG gtatatgGTACCAATAGTGTGGGTTCCAGTCATTCTGTATCTCAGCTGGTATTGCTACACCACCCTGGCTCAAGGAGCAACACGACTGTTTATGGACACAG ATCATTCCATCCTGGTCCATAAGTACAGCTTTCCCTTCATCTTTGTGGCGGGAATGTTCATGTGGTCGTTTATTGAGTACTGCATCCATCGCTTCGTGTTCCACATGCGTCCACCTGCACACAACTATTACCTCATCACCATCCACTTCCTGCTGCACGGCCAGCACCATAAG tcTCCCTTCGATGGCTCTCGGCTGGTCTTCCCCCCGGGCCTGGCGTCGGTGGTGATCGTCAGCTTCTACCTGCTGCTGCGCCAGGCTCTGCCGGAGGGCCTGGGCGTGTCGCTGTTTGTGGGGGGTCTGTGTGGCTACGTGGTGTACGACATGATCCACTACTACCTGCACTACGGCTCGCCCCACAGGGGCTCCTACATGTACGGCCTCAAGGCCTACCACGTCAAGCACCACTTTGAGCACCAGCAAGCAG GTTTTGGGATCACCACCACATTCTGGGACCATCCCTTCAACACAGTCATCCCTGAACAGACTTTCTAG